In Pseudomonas grandcourensis, the DNA window TAGGACACGGTATCGATACCGGCCCCGCCATTGAGGACGTTGTTGCCGGCCGCGGCATCGATGACGTTATTGAGGTTGTTACCGGTGCCGTTGGCAGCGCCGTTCGCCAGCAGGAGCAGGTTCTCGACATTGTCAGTCAGGGTGTAGGCACCGATGTAGCTATAAACAGTATCGGTGCCACCGGTGCTGGCGACAGCATTGGTTTCACTGACGACATCGCCAGCATTGTCGACGAAGTAGAAGTCGGAACCATCGCCGCCGATCAGACGGTCGGCACCGGCAGCGCCGTTGAGCTGGTCGTTGCCCAGGCCGCCGCTGAGGGTGTTGGCAAGCGTGTTGCCGGTCAGCTTGTCGTGATAGTTGCTGCCCGTGAGGTTTTCGAAGTTCAACAGGGTGTCTGAACCGGAACCACCGGTGGCTTGCGCGGTGGTCAGCCCCAGGTTGGCCGTTACCGCCGCTGTGGCAAAGGAGTAGGACACGGTATCGATACCGGCGCCGCCATTGAGGACGTTGTTGCCGGCTGCTGCATCGATGACGTTATTGAGGTTGTTACCGGTGCCGTTGGCAGCGCCGGTCGCCAGCAGGCGCAGATTCTCGACATTGTCAGTCAGGGTGTAGGTGTCGAGGTAGCTATAAACGGTATCGGTGCCACCGGTGCTGGCGACAGCATTGGTTTCGCTGACGATATCGTCGACATTGTCGACATTGTCGACGTAGTAGAGGTCAGATCCATCGCCGCCAGTCATCCGGTCCACGCCACTGCCACCATCAAGGGTGTCGTTGCCGGCGCCGCCATTGAGGATGTCACTGTCTGCGCCGCCGATAAGGATATTGGCCAAGTCATTACCGGTTAGTGTATCGGAGTCATCAGTACCGATGACGCCCTCGATAGACACGAAAGTATCGTAGCCTTGGTACGTATATTGCGAACCGGTGTTGGACAGGTCGACTCTGACGCCGTAGTTGGAATAGGCATACGAAACAAAGTCGGTGCCCGCCGCGCCATTGAATATATTGTTTGATGAGTTGCCGACAAGGGTGTTGTTCAGTGCGTTACCTGTGCCGTTGATACTGCTATTACCGGTCAGAATCAGGTTCTCTAGATTGTCACCGAGTGTATAGCTGATTCCTGCCTGAACGACGTCGGTACCCTGGTTGGCAAGTTCAACAAGCGTATCGAGCGCATCCACGATATAGGTGTCGTCTCCCAGGCCGCCCAAGAGCCTGTCGCTGCCCGCTGCGCCGTAGAGTACGTCATTTCCGGCAAAACCATTGATGACGTCATTGCCCGAAGAGCCATAGAGCGAGTCATTCCCGGCAGTACCTTGCATGTTGTCATTGCCGGACGTACCGCTGACGATGCTGAACTTGTAGTAACCGGCTACGCCTGTGTTACCTGGAGTGGTTTCCAGCCCGAGAATGGCGGACTCATTGCCCGATTGCGGCAGTTCATACCAGGAGGCGCCGTCGCCAGTCGAGTAACCGGCGCGGGCAACGGTTCCTCCCAGTCCACCGGTGCCGCCACTGGCACTACCGGTTGTCCAGTTGACGGTTTCATACCGGAAGATGACATCGAAGTTGCCGCCGCCCGTCCCGACCAGCTGGAGTTGAAAGGCATTTAGTTTATCTGTCTTGCTGTTGTAATAACCGACGTCATCCCAAGTAACGGTCAGCGCGCCATTGCCTGTAGTGTTGAAGTCGTAATAGACAAGGTTGCTGCCTGTCGATATGCCGCCCGGCGTTGCACTGACCGTTCCGCCCCGGGTATCTACGTCGGCAAAAAAGGGAGCGATCATCGGCCTGCTGGAGCTTTGCATGCCGTAGGGGGTATAGGTGGAAAGGCCGCTACCAAAAGTGATGTTTCCGTTGTTATTGACGGAAATATTGGTGTAGTTGGTACCGAAGAAGTTGAGTCCGGCAGCCCCGAAAACATTGCTGATATTAATGTTGGAGGTGTAGCTATCATCGTTTCGAGTCAGCTGGTTCTCCCCGAAACCCGCTGCACCACCAAGACCGTTTATCAAGCTAGCCATATCAACACTCCTGTCGTTTGTTTAAAACGTTCTTGTCAGTTTGTTTTCGGGACAACCATGAAACATCAGATATGCAACGTCTGGCCGATCAGACAAACAGGTCGGCAGTTTGCAAGTTGCTCACCCCCACCAACTGAATTTCGAACTCAGCGGCGGTGTCGGCGTCGGTGCTGCCATAGAGAACGCCACCGGCGAAGCGTAATTGCCCTGTGGCATTGCTGCTGAATGCACTGGAGCCGATGAAGCTGAACGCATCGTTGGCCGCCGTCGCCAGGTTGGCGTCCAGGGTCGACAGGTCGATTTTGTCGCCTTCGCTGGTCTTGAAGTCGCCAATGACATCGCGCAGGGCGGCGCCCAGGCCCATTTCATTCAAGGCATTGAAATCGAATGTGTCGGCCCCGGTACCGCCATAAAGCATGTCCAGGCCCGTGCCACCGATCAGCAGGTCGTTGCCGGCGCCACCGGTGAGTGTGTCATTGCCGGCACCACCGTTGAGGGTGTTGGCAAGCGCGTTACCGGTCAGCTTGTCGTGATAGTTGCTGCCCGTGAGGTTTTCGAAGTTCAACAGGGTGTCTGAACCGGAACCACCGGTGGCTTGCGCGGTGGTCAGCCCCAGGTTGGCCGTCACCGCCGCCGTGGCAAAGGCATAGGACACGGTATCGATACCGGCGCCGCCATTGAGGATGTTGTTGCCGGCCGCTGCATTGATGACGTTATTGAGGCTGTTACCGGTGCCGTTGGCAGCGCCGTTCGCCAGCAGGAGCAGGTTCTCGACATTGTCAGTCAGGGTGTAGGCGCTGATGTAGCTATAAACGGTATCGATGCCACCGGTGCTGGCGACAGCATTGGTTTCACTGACGACATCGCCGGCATTGTCGACGAAGTAGAAGTCGGAACCATCGCCGCCGATCAGGCGGTCGGCACCGGCAGCGCCGTTGAGCGAGTCATTGCCGACGCCACCGTTCAGGTGATCATTGGCGCGGCCACCTGTCAGTGTGTCGTTACCCGCGCCGCCGTCAATGATCACGCTGCCGGCGCTGGTCCAGGTCAGGGTGTTGGCCAAGGCATCGCCTGTCAGGCTGGAAACCTTGTTGCTGTTCGCGTCAAAGCGCTGGGTATAGACGTCAACTTGCCCATTCACCCCATGGGACTCCCAGGCAATCACATAGCCGCCATCGGTCAATGCAGTAACCTGGCTGAACATTTGATTACCGGTAGTGGTGGTGTTGATGCGGGTTTCGGTACCAACCTTGACGCCGCTGGCATTGAAGAGTTGGGCGAAGATGCCATTTACATCACCGATGCCTTGGCCTGCCCAGGTCACCAGATAACCGCCATCCGTCATGGCGGTGACATTGGGCTCTTCCTGATTGCCAACGGTGGTGGTGTTCACCTGGGTTTCTGCACCCACTTTTACGCCTGTGGCATTGAAAAGCTGCGCGTAGACGTCGCCAGGGGCATCGGTTTCGTCATTGCCGTCGCCATCGTCGGGAGCTGATTGCCAGGTGACGACATAATTACCGCTATTCAGCACCTTGATCATGGGGTCAGTCTGATCGTCGGTAACCCTGGTATTGATGCGAATTTCTCCGCCCGATTTACTGCCGTCGGCCTTGAACCGTTGACCGAAGATGCCGGATGTATCGTCTGTCCCGTTACCTTCCCAAACCACCATCATGCCGCCATCGGCGAGGCCGGTGACGGTAGGGCCATCCTGGTCGTATTGAGTGGTGGTAGAGACGCGTGTTTCTGCACCTACCTTTGCCCCGCTGGCGTTATAGCGCTGCAGGTAACCGCCCCAGCCGCTGCCGTCCTGACCGTACGAAGCCCAGGACACTACAAAGCCGCCGTCTTTAAGCGCGGTGATCTCTGCGCTGTCCTGGACGCCGTTTCTGGTTGTGTTGACGAGTAACTCGCCTCCAACCTTGACGCCATTGGCGTTGTAGACCTGGGCGGCGATGTCCGACATATCGTCGAAGCTATCCGATTGCCAGGTGACTACGTAGCCGCCGTTGGCCAATGCGGTAATGGTGGGGTCTTCCTGTGCGCTGTTCGTAACATTGTTGACGAGGGCCGGCCCGCCTACCTTCACGCCACTGGCGTTATAGCGCTGGGTGTAGATGTAATCGGTGGTGCTTGTTCCCTGATCGCTCCACGCCACGATGTAACCACCATCTTTCAGAGCCGTGAGGGAGGGCTCGGAATGATGGCCAGTCGTAGGGTTGACGCGGATTTCGCCCAGGGTTGGCATTGCAAATTCCTTTTTGCGCAAAGAGAACACGGAAGTGACTTGCAGTTTACAGCGCAAAACGGTGGCGTCAAATTGCCATCATTCAGATGGTCAAATCAGTGCCGTGAGGCTGCTTGGCCCTGCCAGCTGTGTTTCGAACCAGACGGCTGAGTCGGCGTCGCTGGATGTGGATTGGGCGAGCTCTTGGCGATAGCTTCAAGAATTTCGAAAGCTATTTGTTTTTGAGAGGAGGGTGTGGGAGGGTCGGAAGGATGGGCTAAGGAAAGTGTTAAGGGCCTGGTCCGGAAATAGTCCAGCGGTCATTAAATCGCAGGCATAAAAAAACCCTGAATCTTGCGATTCAGGGTTTTCGGTATTTGGTGCCCAGAGACGGAATCGAACCGCCGACACGGGGATTTTCAATCCCCTGCTCTACCGACTGAGCTATCTGGGCAACGGGGCGCATTAAACTGGTTTTTCAGGGGGTCGTCAAGCAAGTTTTCAAAAAAATTTTAATTATTACCGTCGCTTACGTTCCGCCCCCCGATAAATCGGGGTTATTCCGACGGCGGTACGTAGCCTTCGGCCTTGGCGTAATCCTCGCCGGAGAAGTACTTGTCCATCTCGCCCTGAAGATATTTGCGATCTTCGGCGTTCATCATGTTCAGGCGTTTTTCGTTGATCAGCAGGGTCTGGTGCTTCTGCCAGTCGGCCCAGGCCTTTTGCGAGACGTGGTCAAAAATGTCCTGGCCTTTGGCGCCCGGGAAGGGAGCGCGCTCCAGGCCTGGCAATTCTTCTTTGTACTTGCGGCACATGATGGTGCGGGTCATGACGACTCTCCTGCGTTCAATACGGCGGCCGCGCGTTCGAGCAAGGTTTTGACCGGGGCGGCAAGGCCCAGGCGCGGCGGGGTGGCGAGGTTATACCAGAGCCAGTCAGCCTCGGCCACGTGATGGCCGGACTCCTGGACCTGAACCAGCCAGGGTTCGATGGATAACTGAAAATGGCTGAAGGTGTGCACCAGGCTCGGCAATGCCTGTTGGGTGCCCAGTTCCAGCGAGTGCTGCGATGCCAGGTGCGTCAGGTCATCGAGGTCGTCGAGTTCCGGCAGGCTCCACAAACCGCCCCACAGGCCCGTGGACGGGCGACGGTAAAGCAGGATCGCGCCCTCGCCGTTGGCGAGCATCGGCATCAGCGTGCGTTTCTGCGGGATGGCTTTGCGCGGCTTGGGGATCGGGTAGCGGGTTTCCAGGCCGAGCATGTGTGCCTCACAGCCCTTTTCCAGCGGACACAGCAGGCAGCTCGGTTTGCTGCGGGTGCAGAGCGTGGCGCCCAGGTCCATCATCGCCTGGGTGTAGGCGTTGACACGGGTCTGCGGCGTAAAGCGCTCAGCGTTGGCCCAGAGCTGTTTGGCGACCTTCGGCTCACCAGGGTAGCCCTCTTGCGCGGTAAATCGCGCCAGCACCCGTTTGACGTTACCGTCGAGGATCGGCGCGCGCAGGCCCATGCTGATGCTGGCAATGGCGCCAGCGGTGGACAAGCCGATCCCCGGCAAGTCAGTGAGTTTTTCCACATCCCGGGGGAATTCGCCGCCGTACTGCTCGACGACGATCTTCGCGGTCTTCTGCAAATTGCGCGCGCGGGTGTAGTAACCCAGGCCCGTCCACAGGTGCAGCACTTCGTCTTCCGGTGCCGCCGCCAGGGCTTCGACCGTCGGCAACGAGGCCATGAAGCGGTCGAAGTAGTTCAGCACGGTGCTGACCTGGGTCTGCTGCAACATGATTTCCGAGACCCATACCCGATACGGGTTGATGTCCTGCTGCCAGGGCAAATCGTGCCGGCCGTGGCGGTCGAACCAGTCCAGCACCGCCGTTGAAAACTGCTCGGCTCTCATCGCTTGAACAGCTCCTTGAGCGCGTCTTTCAGTTTCGGGTCGACCTTGTCGCCCCATTTCGCGTCGATTTTTTCGCTGATCCTGTCGCCAGCCAGTTTGGCCGCGACCTGGCTCATGCGCTCGTTATCCAGGCGGCAAGCCTTGGCGCCCAGCTCCAGCGGGCCGCGGCAGCGCAGTGGCCACTCGATGCCGACAAACTTGTCGCCGACCTGGCAGGCCGGGTCCGGCATGGCACTGGTATCGCCTTCGACGATGATGCCGACGCGGTAGTCCATGCCCAGCACTCGCAGATCGATGTCACCGTCACCGTTGACGGTCATGCCCGGGATGCGCACCTTCAGGTCCGGGTTGCTGGCCACGCCATTTCGGAAGGTCAGGTTGCCCTTGAGCTCCTGGAAGGGTGTGTCCTTGCCCCGGGGTTCGCCGCTGAGGGTTTTGCGGTTGAGCGTGGCGATGCCTTTGCACAGCTGTTGCTCAAGGTTGGCGTTGAGCAGCACGCCATTGTTGATGACGAAACTGGCGTTGCCGTTGAGGGTTTCGATCAACGCTTTCTGGCTGTTGCCGCTGCCGGTCAGGCTGCTGTTGAGCGTAACCAGGCCTTTGACCGGCGGGTTCTTGCCCTGGCTTTCGAGGATTTTTTCTGCCGGTACCCGGCTGATCTTCGTCTGCAGATTCAGCGCCGGCACTGGCTGGCGTACGTCGAGCGTGCCGGTGGTTTCGAAGTTGCCCTCGTACAGATCGCCGCGCAGGTTGGCCAGCGTCAGCAGGCCACCCTGGCCGGTGGCCTTGAGCGCGGCGTTATGGATCGGCAGTTTTTGCAGGGTCAACTGGCCGAAGGTCAGGTCGGCGTCCACATCGAGTTTGCTCAAGCGTTCCACGGGCAACAGGCGCTCGTTGCTCCACGCGTCCTTGGTCGGCGCGGGTGGCAACGGAGTGCTGCCGGCGCCGGCCATGGCATCGGCTTCGGTGCTCGCGACTTCGGCCTGGCGCACTTGTGTCGCGCTATTGGCCTCGGCGGATTTCGGCGGCAAGTAACGGTCGACATTGAAGGTGTCGGCCTTGAGTGCTGCGCGCAGCGATTGCTTGGCGAAATCTTCGACGGCAATGCGGCCGCTGAAGGTGCTGTCGTCGACTTTCAGGTTGAGGTTGTCGAGTGCCAGGCTGGTGGGTGTTGCCGCCAGACGGCTGACCAGTTCGACCTTGCTCAGGCTGCCTTCGGCCATGGCCGGGAGTTTCTGGCCGATGCTATCGACGAATTTCGCCAGGTCGAACTGGGCGATCGAGATGCCGCCGCTGACCTGTGGGGTCTTGTCGAGGTCGTTGACCTTCAGTTCACCCAGTGCCCGCAGTTGGTTGGCGGAGATCTTGATGCCGGTCCACTCGGCGACATTGGCGGCCTTGTCCAGCACCAGTTGGCCTTGGGCGGAGAAGGTCAGGGTCTTGCCTTGCAACGGATCGCCGGTCACTTCCCCGGAGAACCGCATGTCTTCGAGCTGATAGCGCTGCAATGCACGTGCGATACGTACTTCACCATTGAGCTCGGTACGCACTCGCAATGCCGGCTGGTTGGCTGACAGGAAAGCCGTGAGCTTGAGCGGAATGTTGACGGAGTCGTGAACCGCACCGGTGCTCAACTGGATGCTTTCGGCGCTGAAGCTCTTGCCGGTTTTCTCGTCGCTGTATTCGACCCGTGCGTTGTTCACGGTCAGGCTGTCGATGTCCAGGCGGATCGGCTGAGGCGGTTTTTCGGGCGCGACGCTGGTGGCGGGTGCAGGTTCACTCGCTGCGGGCG includes these proteins:
- a CDS encoding nidogen-like domain-containing protein; this translates as MASLINGLGGAAGFGENQLTRNDDSYTSNINISNVFGAAGLNFFGTNYTNISVNNNGNITFGSGLSTYTPYGMQSSSRPMIAPFFADVDTRGGTVSATPGGISTGSNLVYYDFNTTGNGALTVTWDDVGYYNSKTDKLNAFQLQLVGTGGGNFDVIFRYETVNWTTGSASGGTGGLGGTVARAGYSTGDGASWYELPQSGNESAILGLETTPGNTGVAGYYKFSIVSGTSGNDNMQGTAGNDSLYGSSGNDVINGFAGNDVLYGAAGSDRLLGGLGDDTYIVDALDTLVELANQGTDVVQAGISYTLGDNLENLILTGNSSINGTGNALNNTLVGNSSNNIFNGAAGTDFVSYAYSNYGVRVDLSNTGSQYTYQGYDTFVSIEGVIGTDDSDTLTGNDLANILIGGADSDILNGGAGNDTLDGGSGVDRMTGGDGSDLYYVDNVDNVDDIVSETNAVASTGGTDTVYSYLDTYTLTDNVENLRLLATGAANGTGNNLNNVIDAAAGNNVLNGGAGIDTVSYSFATAAVTANLGLTTAQATGGSGSDTLLNFENLTGSNYHDKLTGNTLANTLSGGLGNDQLNGAAGADRLIGGDGSDFYFVDNAGDVVSETNAVASTGGTDTVYSYIGAYTLTDNVENLLLLANGAANGTGNNLNNVIDAAAGNNVLNGGAGIDTVSYAFATAAVTANLGLTTAQATGGSGSDTLLNFENLTGSNYHDKLTGNAAANTLSGGLGNDQLNGAAGADRLIGGDGSDFYFVDNAGDVVSETNAVASTGGTDTVYSYISAYTLTDNVENLLLLSAGAANGTGNSLNNVIDAAAGNNILNGAAGIDTVSYAFATAAVTANLGLTTAQATGGSGSDTLLNFENLTGSNYHDKLTGNALANTLNGGAGNDTLTGGAGNDLLIGGTGLDMLYGGTGADTFDFNALNEMGLGAALRDVIGDFKTSEGDKIDLSTLDANLATAANDAFSFIGSSAFSSNATGQVRFAGGILYGSTDADTAAEFEIQLVGVSNLQTADLFV
- a CDS encoding calcium-binding protein gives rise to the protein MPTLGEIRVNPTTGHHSEPSLTALKDGGYIVAWSDQGTSTTDYIYTQRYNASGVKVGGPALVNNVTNSAQEDPTITALANGGYVVTWQSDSFDDMSDIAAQVYNANGVKVGGELLVNTTRNGVQDSAEITALKDGGFVVSWASYGQDGSGWGGYLQRYNASGAKVGAETRVSTTTQYDQDGPTVTGLADGGMMVVWEGNGTDDTSGIFGQRFKADGSKSGGEIRINTRVTDDQTDPMIKVLNSGNYVVTWQSAPDDGDGNDETDAPGDVYAQLFNATGVKVGAETQVNTTTVGNQEEPNVTAMTDGGYLVTWAGQGIGDVNGIFAQLFNASGVKVGTETRINTTTTGNQMFSQVTALTDGGYVIAWESHGVNGQVDVYTQRFDANSNKVSSLTGDALANTLTWTSAGSVIIDGGAGNDTLTGGRANDHLNGGVGNDSLNGAAGADRLIGGDGSDFYFVDNAGDVVSETNAVASTGGIDTVYSYISAYTLTDNVENLLLLANGAANGTGNSLNNVINAAAGNNILNGGAGIDTVSYAFATAAVTANLGLTTAQATGGSGSDTLLNFENLTGSNYHDKLTGNALANTLNGGAGNDTLTGGAGNDLLIGGTGLDMLYGGTGADTFDFNALNEMGLGAALRDVIGDFKTSEGDKIDLSTLDANLATAANDAFSFIGSSAFSSNATGQLRFAGGVLYGSTDADTAAEFEIQLVGVSNLQTADLFV
- a CDS encoding oxidative damage protection protein; this translates as MTRTIMCRKYKEELPGLERAPFPGAKGQDIFDHVSQKAWADWQKHQTLLINEKRLNMMNAEDRKYLQGEMDKYFSGEDYAKAEGYVPPSE
- the mutY gene encoding A/G-specific adenine glycosylase; amino-acid sequence: MRAEQFSTAVLDWFDRHGRHDLPWQQDINPYRVWVSEIMLQQTQVSTVLNYFDRFMASLPTVEALAAAPEDEVLHLWTGLGYYTRARNLQKTAKIVVEQYGGEFPRDVEKLTDLPGIGLSTAGAIASISMGLRAPILDGNVKRVLARFTAQEGYPGEPKVAKQLWANAERFTPQTRVNAYTQAMMDLGATLCTRSKPSCLLCPLEKGCEAHMLGLETRYPIPKPRKAIPQKRTLMPMLANGEGAILLYRRPSTGLWGGLWSLPELDDLDDLTHLASQHSLELGTQQALPSLVHTFSHFQLSIEPWLVQVQESGHHVAEADWLWYNLATPPRLGLAAPVKTLLERAAAVLNAGESS
- a CDS encoding AsmA family protein; this encodes MKAFGKILGLVLLGLLLIIVALGFALTHLFDPNDYKDEIRQIARDKAHIELTLNGDIGWSLFPWLGLELHDASVATLIKPTEPFADLQMLGLSVRVMPLLRREVQMSDVRVEGLNLRLNRDKDGHGNWEDVGKVPAPANTATTSSAPAASEPAPATSVAPEKPPQPIRLDIDSLTVNNARVEYSDEKTGKSFSAESIQLSTGAVHDSVNIPLKLTAFLSANQPALRVRTELNGEVRIARALQRYQLEDMRFSGEVTGDPLQGKTLTFSAQGQLVLDKAANVAEWTGIKISANQLRALGELKVNDLDKTPQVSGGISIAQFDLAKFVDSIGQKLPAMAEGSLSKVELVSRLAATPTSLALDNLNLKVDDSTFSGRIAVEDFAKQSLRAALKADTFNVDRYLPPKSAEANSATQVRQAEVASTEADAMAGAGSTPLPPAPTKDAWSNERLLPVERLSKLDVDADLTFGQLTLQKLPIHNAALKATGQGGLLTLANLRGDLYEGNFETTGTLDVRQPVPALNLQTKISRVPAEKILESQGKNPPVKGLVTLNSSLTGSGNSQKALIETLNGNASFVINNGVLLNANLEQQLCKGIATLNRKTLSGEPRGKDTPFQELKGNLTFRNGVASNPDLKVRIPGMTVNGDGDIDLRVLGMDYRVGIIVEGDTSAMPDPACQVGDKFVGIEWPLRCRGPLELGAKACRLDNERMSQVAAKLAGDRISEKIDAKWGDKVDPKLKDALKELFKR